One window from the genome of Garra rufa chromosome 1, GarRuf1.0, whole genome shotgun sequence encodes:
- the rbbp6 gene encoding E3 ubiquitin-protein ligase RBBP6 isoform X1, translated as MSCVHYKFSSKLNYDTVTFDGLHITLSDLKRQIMGREKLKAADCDLQITNAQTKEEYTDDGALIPKNSSVIIRRIPIGGLKSTSKTYVIDRSEPSGSSKAIDDSPSISLALLSKTANLAETNASEEDKIKAMMSQSNHDYDPIHYAKKLVGPPPPNYTCFRCGKTGHYIRNCPTNGQDRSFEAPQRIKKSTGIPRSFMVEVDDPNRKGVMLTNSGIYAIPTIDAEAYAIGKKEKPPFLPQNQSSSSEEEDPVPDELLCLICKDLMTDAVVIPCCGNSYCDECIRTCLLESEEHVCPTCKQSDVSPDALIANKFLRQAVNNFRNETGYTKRIRKVAAAHQAAAQGAQTQAPAQRPPMRLTTSRQQDPLMANVPSSAADSTPPQSTPAAPLSPVSTHQPSSTPPSSSSSTVNSSSAPAASNYSPVVNSPPHSTKQDDPPSSKEPEVPASTVVPSSDTSVPTTSIPKGYHVPVIGKPNMPQHHMHRSGQPRGSGPRPSGNRPSWEPSSNRGRGPSDRPPRTQPPPVQNLPPVVPPVFVPPALFPPPPHPMPQPPGGVPQQYPIQYPPGQQPPPPYNIPPPVFPPVPPNVTAPWVPPGPQPPIANPIPNIPAAPFLSKEEFYRQQRRLKEDSQCRFVTREKKSKLEEFTNDFAKELLEYRKIQKERRRSYSRSKSPYRDSSYSGSSYSYSKSRSRSRSPRSYSRSVSRSRSRSRSRSRSRSRSYSRSPYSRRGRGRSRSYRSRSRTPTYHRSRSRSPSYRAREMPGVGPGIYRSRSRSPLYRNHSPGKKLPPPAQIEGERKYAGRYRELPPYDAKAYYGRNVDQNDPYERERYREWEREYREWYDKYLKSYNNPPGGQMRGRAPGNRDPYTPERFAPPRPRENSPYSRGRREDYPLPPQSHGGPPRSRGGMTYQEKCAEKYGHLHGAGRGLNKEPLKPLKDREPSGSTAADPKSMKHKKHRKKKREDGDPFSHSDSMDESRKDDRKEDSMLMNSSRDDATPVRDEPMDSAAVPYKTTPVKEKKEKTKSKTDKVKRKSDNSGQKKDSSGKTSKPAREKESDAPREKVAPAEPAIKRVKEEPSHKSEPSKPQSSESKLMLPRKLMQSRPIKHHQEPKPIKDEAKSKKELVKDPPKQDKVPVKDGKVPKKEPEKPVKTEEKLPAKTVDTKQDKKKRKDDKPPAKELDAPPVKVAKMEVDVAKSSPKSKPRPESERPVEKEKVAIPSLMDIKPEPVRKIKINREIGKRISSIDRPLSAEDSAHATGKGRLDKSRTKLRRKVHTPDGSGSVLVDYTSTSSTGGSPIKKHEDKLDLKKTVVKTLEEYTNDSSTPAEDEIVMIQVPRSKWEKEDYESEDDESKVTAKTGNINTSSSAPSEESTAVKSAGKESPNADKALPVSKEADVKPAKDSTSGDKEKDTDKEKDRERERGKEKDRSSTADREATDKRKPSAPNQERERAQEKGSDHGSERSSSSQSSRDKQSDRSEPTSRKAAGRETTTGPTSRKAEHRDDSKDHLRSKDERNPIRRRVSPSPPPKVKDSHTESGRKALEAPQESQSPGRNKRASSQNAPEPKRTGPEDHKGDWPSSKESQGSRHSDVRPAKDREHRTPHRALTPEPRTDAEKGGAHGDHIKIPSARATRLSSDLARETDEAAFVPDYSESDSETSDVESKVEQRGRERDSSGSQSPSPSGSHGHSSSPSSPGSQDSKKKKKDKKEKKEKKKHKKHKKHKKHKKHTSNESESELKGQKHKHKKKKSKKSKDKDKDDKEKDESERDEHKAKASV; from the exons ATGTCTTGTGTCCATTACAAGTTTTCTTCTAAACTTAACTACGACACGGTCACCTTCGATGGCCTTCATATCACGCTCAGTGATTTGAAACGCCAGATCATGGGGCGAGAAAAGCTGAAGGCCGCGGATTGCGACCTGCAAATCACCAACGCTCAGACTAAAGAAG AGTACACTGATGATGGAGCCCTCATCCCCAAAAACTCGTCTGTCATCATCAGACGAATCCCTATTGGAGGGCTTAAGTCGACAAGCAAAACATATGTCAT cgATCGATCTGAACCGAGTGGATCTTCAAAAGCa ATTGATGATTCTCCATCCATTTCACTGGCCCTGCTTTCAAAG ACAGCCAATCTTGCTGAAACAAATGCATCAGAGGAAGACAAAATAAAAGCAATGATGTCTCAGTCCAACCATGACTATGACCCAATCCA TTATGCAAAGAAGCTTGTTGGTCCGCCTCCCCCAAACTACACATGCTTTCGTTGTGGAAAAACTGGACATTATATTCGAAACTGCCCAACAAATGGG CAGGATCGAAGTTTTGAAGCTCCTCAACGGATAAAGAAAAGCACAGGAATTCCTCGGAGTTTCATGGTGGAAGTTGATGATCCAAACAGAAAGGGAGTCATGTTGACCAACAGTGGAATATATGCCATTCCTACGATTGATGC TGAGGCCTATGCAATTGGGAAGAAAGAGAAGCCACCATTTTTGCCCCAAAATCAATCTTCATCCTCAGAGGAAGAAGATCCAGTACCTGACGAGCTGCTCTGTTTGATCTGCAAGGATCTTATGACAGACGCTGTGGTTATCCCCTGCTGTGGAAATAGCTACTGTGATGAGT GTATTCGAACGTGTTTGCTGGAGTCTGAAGAACATGTTTGCCCAACATGCAAACAATCAGATGTATCCCCTGATGCTTTGATCGCGAACAAATTCTTGCGCCAA GCCGTGAATAATTTCAGGAATGAAACTGGATATACCAAGAGGATTCGAAAAGTTGCAGCTGCTCATCAAGCAGCTGCACAAGGAGCCCAAACACAGGCTCCTGCCCAGCGGCCACCTATGAGACTGACAACCTCACGCCAGCAGGACCCTCTGATGGCCAATGTTCCAAGCTCAGCAGCTGATAGCACCCCTCCCCAAAGCACACCTGCTGCCCCTTTATCTCCTGTTAGCACTCATCAGCCCTCCAGCACCCCACCTTCTTCTAGCAGCTCCACTGTAAACAGCAGCAGTGCACCTGCAGCGTCAAACTATAGCCCTGTGGTGAACTCTCCTCCGCACTCTACTAAGCAGGATGACCCTCCTTCATCCAA GGAACCAGAGGTCCCAGCATCTACTGTTGTGCCTTCATCGGACACCTCTGTCCCGACAACTTCTATTCcgaag GGATACCATGTCCCAGTAATTGGGAAGCCGAATATGCCTCAGCACCACATGCACAGATCAG ggCAGCCAAGGGGTAGTGGACCAAGGCCGTCTGGAAACCGTCCTTCGTGGGAGCC GTCCTCAAATAGAGGGAGAGGTCCTAGTGACCGACCACCAAGAACACAGCCTCCTCCAGTACAAAACCTTCCTCCTGTAGTCCCTCCAGTGTTTGTGCCTCCTGCTCTTTTTCCTCCTCCACCGCATCCTATGCCTCAGCCACCTGGTGGTGTTCCACAACAGTATCCTATACAATACCCTCCAGGACAGCAGCCTCCACCTCCCTACAACATTCCACCACCTGTATTTCCACCTGTCCCACCAAATGTGACCGCTCCATGGGTGCCTCCTGGTCCACAGCCACCTATAGCCAACCCTATCCCTAATATCCCAGCAGCACCTTTTCTATCCAAGGAAGAGTTTTATCGTCAGCAGCGTAGACTGAAAGAGGA TTCCCAATGTCGATTCGTTACCAGGGAGAAGAAGTCCAAACTTGAGGAGTTTACCAATGACTTTGCCAAAGAGCTTTTGGAGTACAGAAAGATCCAGAAGGAGAGAAGGCGATCCTACTCTAG ATCAAAATCTCCTTACAGGGATTCCTCCTACAGTGGCTCATCATATTCCTATTCAAAATCTCGCTCTAGGTCCAGATCACCACGCTCCTACTCTCGGTCAGTTTCCCGATCTCGGTCAAGGTCCCGCTCACGTTCTCGTTCCAGATCACGCTCCTACTCTCGCTCGCCATACTCCCGAAGGGGCCGAGGTCGAAGCCGTAGCTATCGATCTAGGTCACGCACTCCAACATACCATCGCTCCCGCAGTAGATCACCATCATATAGGGCTCGGGAGATGCCTGGAGTGGGACCTGGAATCTATCGTTCCCGCTCCAGATCCCCACTTTATAGGAATCACAGTCCAGGCAAGAAACTCCCACCCCCTGCTCAAATCGAGGGTGAGCGCAAATATGCAGGGAGGTACAGAGAGCTTCCACCTTATGATGCTAAGGCTTATTATGGCCGCAACGTAGACCAAAATGACCCCTATGAGAGAGAGCGATATCGAGAATGGGAAAGAGAGTACAGGGAGTGGTACGATAAATACCTCAAGAGCTACAATAACCCACCAGGTGGTCAAATGCGAGGCCGTGCTCCAGGCAACAGAGACCCCTATACCCCTGAGCGTTTTGCACCTCCCCGACCAAGAGAAAACTCCCCCTACAGCAGGGGACGTCGGGAGGattatccgctaccacctcagaGTCACGGTGGCCCACCAAGAAGCAGAGGTGGCATGACATACCAAGAGAAATGTGCTGAGAAGTATGGCCACCTTCATGGAGCAGGAAGAGGACTCAACAAAGAGCCTTTGAAACCTCTCAAGGACCGAGAACCTAGTGGCAGCACTGCTGCAGACCCCAAGTCTATGAAGCATAAAAAGCATCGCAAAAAGAAGAGAGAAGATGGTGACCCCTTCAGCCACTCTGACTCTATGGATGAATCCAGGAAAGATGATCGTAAAGAGGACTCCATGCTGATGAATTCAAGTCGTGACGATGCCACGCCTGTCAGGGATGAGCCCATGGATAGCGCTGCAGTGCCCTACAAGACTACCCCTGtaaaggaaaagaaagagaagACTAAAAGCAAAACTGACAAAGTTAAACGAAAGTCTGACAACAGTGGGCAGAAGAAGGACTCATCAGGAAAGACGTCAAAACCTGCCAGAGAAAAAGAATCTGATGCACCGCGAGAGAAAGTGGCTCCTGCTGAACCAGCCATTAAGAGAGTCAAAGAGGAACCATCCCACAAATCTGAACCAAGCAAACCTCAATCCTCAGAGTCCAAACTCATGCTCCCACGCAAGTTGATGCAGTCTAGACCCATCAAACACCATCAGGAGCCGAAGCCCATCAAAGATGAGGCCAAAAGCAAGAAAGAATTGGTGAAAGACCCTCCAAAGCAAGACAAAGTTCCTGTCAAAGATGGGAAGGTTCCTAAAAAAGAGCCAGAGAAGCCTGTGAAAACTGAGGAGAAGTTGCCCGCTAAGACAGTTGATACTAAACAGGATAAGAAGAAACGAAAAGACGACAAGCCACCTGCAAAAGAGCTAGATGCTCCTCCAGTAAAAGTAGCAAAAATGGAAGTTGACGTGGCCAAAAGCTCTCCGAAATCAAAACCCAGACCGGAGAGCGAAAGGCCAGTTGAAAAGGAGAAAGTAGCTATTCCATCTCTGATGGATATTAAGCCTGAGCCTGTAAGAAAGATCAAAATCAACAGGGAAATTGGCAAGAGAATATCTAGCATTGACCGGCCACTTTCAGCAGAGGACTCTGCTCATGCCACAGGAAAGGGCAGACTGGACAAATCTAGAACAAAATTGAGGAGGAAGGTTCATACTCCTGATGGGTCAGGGTCTGTATTGGTTGATTACACCAG CACCAGTTCCACAGGCGGAAGCCCTATCAAAAAGCATGAGGATAAGCTTGACCTAAAGAAGACTGTGGTGAAGACCCTGGAGGAATATACCAATGACAGCTCCACCCCTGCCGAAGATGAAATTGTCATGATCCAAGTACCCCGTTCCAAGTGGGAAAAGGAGGACTATGAATCTGAGGACGACGAGTCTAAGGTTACCGCCAAAACGGGCAACATCAACACATCCAGCTCTGCTCCTTCAGAGGAGAGCACTGCAGTGAAATCAGCTGGCAAGGAGTCTCCAAATGCTGACAAAGCTCTGCCTGTCTCCAAAGAGGCAGATGTCAAACCTGCCAAGGATTCCACGTCAGGTGATAAGGAGAAAGATACTGAcaaagagaaagacagagaaCGAGAACGAGGGAAAGAAAAAGACCGCAGCAGCACTGCGGATCGTGAGGCAACTGATAAAAGGAAACCTAGTGCACCTAATCAGGAAAGGGAGCGTGCCCAAGAGAAGGGTAGTGACCATGGCAGTGAGCGAAGCTCGTCTTCCCAGTCCTCCAGAGATAAGCAAAGCGACAGGTCTGAACCTACCTCTAGAAAAGCAGCAGGAAGGGAGACAACTACAGGCCCCACCAGTAGGAAAGCAGAGCATCGAGATGATTCAAAAGACCACTTAAGATCAAAAGATGAGAGAAATCCAATCAGGAGGAGAGTATCACCCTCCCCGCCCCCAAAGGTAAAGGACTCGCACACAGAGTCTGGAAGAAAAGCTCTCGAAGCACCTCAGGAGTCGCAAAGTCCAGGTAGGAATAAGAGAGCATCATCGCAGAATGCCCCAGAGCCAAAACGAACAGGGCCAGAGGACCACAAAGGAGACTGGCCATCCAGTAAAGAGAGTCAGGGTTCTAGACATTCTGACGTACGTCCCGCAAAAGACCGGGAACACAGGACTCCTCATAGAGCTTTGACTCCAGAGCCTAGGACTGATGCAGAGAAAGGTGGTGCACATGGCGACCACATTAAAATCCCATCTGCACGTGCCACAAGACTGTCCTCAGATTTAGCACGGGAAACGGACGAGGCAGCGTTTGTACCTGACTACAGCGAAAGTGACAGCGAGACCTCTGATGTTGAGAGCAAAGTGGAGCAGAGAGGGCGAGAGAGGGACAGCAGTGGCAGCCAGAGTCCGAGCCCATCTGGAAGCCATGGACACAGCAGCAGCCCCAGCTCTCCGGGCAGTCAGGACAGCAAAAAGAAGAAAAAGGACAAAAaggagaaaaaagaaaagaagaaacacAAGAagcacaaaaaacacaaaaagcatAAGAAACATACAAGCAATGAGTCTGAATCAGAGCTCAAAGGACAGAAACACAAACATAAGAAAAAGAAGTCTAAAAAGAGCAAGGACAAAGATAAAGATGACAAGGAAAAAGATGAGAGTGAGAGAGACGAACATAAGGCGAAAGcatcagtttaa